In one Pseudomonas sp. Bout1 genomic region, the following are encoded:
- a CDS encoding M20 aminoacylase family protein, whose product MKILAEIEQIQDEMIAIRHAIHAHPELGFEEFATSDLVAQKLAQWGYEVHRGLAGTGVVGQLCNGDGPRIGLRADMDALPITEETGLEYASTQAGKMHACGHDGHTATLLAAAKVLASTRRFSGTLNVIFQPAEEGLGGAREMVEQGLFELFPCDAIFAMHNMPGFPQGKLGFLAGPFMASSDTATITLNGVGGHGAVPHKTVDPVVIAATLTLCLQSVVSRNIDPLDTAIVSVGSIHAGSAANVIPASAKLQVSVRSLRADTRDLLQTRITTLAQHIAQSYGGNADVHYNRRYPVLVNDELETELARNAALEWCGEEGLIENMRPLTGSEDFAFMLAKCPGSYLIIGNGDSAQNVMCHHPKFDFNDQCLLVGASYWVKLVEKMLQHTAAVN is encoded by the coding sequence ATGAAGATTCTGGCAGAGATCGAGCAGATTCAGGACGAGATGATAGCGATCAGGCACGCTATCCACGCGCATCCGGAATTGGGCTTTGAAGAGTTTGCAACCAGCGACCTGGTGGCGCAAAAACTTGCGCAGTGGGGCTACGAGGTGCATCGCGGCCTGGCTGGCACCGGCGTGGTAGGGCAGTTGTGCAACGGTGATGGCCCGCGCATTGGTTTACGGGCCGACATGGACGCGCTGCCGATTACCGAGGAGACGGGCCTGGAATATGCCAGCACCCAGGCGGGCAAGATGCACGCCTGCGGCCATGACGGCCACACCGCCACCCTGCTGGCAGCGGCCAAGGTATTGGCGAGCACCCGGCGTTTCAGCGGCACCTTGAACGTGATCTTCCAGCCGGCGGAAGAAGGCCTGGGCGGTGCCCGCGAAATGGTCGAACAGGGTCTGTTTGAGCTGTTTCCGTGCGATGCGATCTTCGCCATGCACAACATGCCGGGCTTCCCGCAGGGCAAACTGGGTTTTCTCGCCGGGCCGTTCATGGCCTCATCCGACACGGCGACGATCACCCTGAACGGGGTCGGTGGCCACGGTGCGGTGCCCCACAAGACCGTAGACCCGGTGGTCATCGCGGCCACCTTGACCCTGTGCCTGCAAAGCGTGGTATCGCGCAATATCGACCCGCTCGATACCGCGATCGTCAGTGTTGGCTCCATTCATGCAGGTTCCGCTGCGAACGTGATACCGGCTTCCGCCAAATTGCAGGTCAGCGTGCGCTCTCTGCGCGCCGACACCCGCGACCTGTTGCAAACCCGCATCACGACGCTGGCGCAGCACATCGCACAAAGTTACGGCGGCAACGCAGACGTTCATTACAACCGCCGTTACCCGGTACTGGTCAATGACGAGCTGGAAACCGAACTGGCCCGCAACGCAGCCCTGGAATGGTGCGGGGAAGAAGGTCTGATCGAGAATATGCGCCCGCTCACTGGCAGCGAAGACTTCGCCTTTATGTTGGCAAAGTGCCCGGGGTCGTACCTGATTATCGGCAATGGCGACAGTGCGCAGAACGTGATGTGTCACCATCCCAAATTCGATTTCAACGACCAGTGCCTTTTGGTCGGGGCGTCTTATTGGGTGAAACTGGTGGAAAAAATGCTCCAGCACACTGCTGCTGTTAATTGA
- a CDS encoding MFS transporter translates to METTSSEASAVPARSSAPVQPSRTKNIAAVTIGNGLEFYDFTVYSFFATVIGKQFFPMEGSNQLLLAFATYGIGFFMRPLGSILLGQYADRVGRKAAMVLTLWLMAIGSLIFVLTPTYGQIGIAAPLLIVFARLLQGFAIGGEVGASTTYLMEKAESHERGYFTSWQFFSQGLSVLLGAVVGLSVNYALTEEQVMAWGWRLPFVIGLLVIPVGSYMRRHLQESDQVKRGVSHRLRWSEHKRVLAAGILIAIGGTSGSYVILHYLSNFAVAQLHLPLSAGIWTGCAAGAVQIALAVASGRACDRWGRKRMIFWSRLALLLLIYPAFELVQHSPTLPTLVLVASTLAALLVCNTVPSLVLLAEIFPAQVRATGLSVTYALASIVFGGFAQFFCTLLISLTGNPSAPAFYLIVCGLVSLLGLMLVKEPTQR, encoded by the coding sequence ATGGAAACTACTTCATCTGAAGCGTCTGCCGTGCCCGCGCGTTCATCGGCGCCGGTCCAGCCCAGCAGGACCAAAAACATCGCGGCCGTCACTATCGGCAACGGCCTGGAGTTCTACGACTTCACGGTCTACAGCTTTTTTGCCACGGTTATCGGCAAACAGTTTTTCCCCATGGAAGGCTCAAACCAGCTGTTGTTGGCGTTCGCCACCTACGGCATCGGTTTTTTCATGCGCCCGCTAGGCAGCATTTTGCTCGGCCAATATGCCGACCGGGTAGGGCGCAAGGCCGCGATGGTATTGACCCTTTGGTTGATGGCCATCGGTTCGCTGATTTTTGTGCTCACGCCCACCTATGGGCAAATCGGGATCGCCGCGCCGTTGCTGATCGTGTTCGCCCGGCTGCTGCAAGGTTTCGCGATTGGCGGCGAAGTCGGCGCTTCAACGACCTACCTGATGGAAAAAGCCGAGAGCCACGAGCGCGGTTATTTCACCAGTTGGCAGTTCTTCAGCCAAGGCCTGAGCGTGTTGCTCGGCGCCGTGGTGGGCCTGAGCGTGAACTACGCCCTGACCGAAGAACAGGTGATGGCCTGGGGCTGGCGCCTGCCGTTCGTGATCGGGCTGCTGGTAATCCCGGTGGGTTCGTACATGCGCCGCCACTTGCAGGAAAGTGACCAAGTGAAGCGCGGCGTCAGCCATCGCTTGCGCTGGAGCGAGCATAAGCGTGTGTTGGCCGCTGGAATCCTGATCGCCATCGGCGGCACGTCGGGCTCGTATGTAATCCTGCATTACCTGTCCAACTTTGCCGTGGCGCAGTTGCATCTGCCGCTGTCGGCGGGGATCTGGACCGGCTGCGCGGCGGGCGCCGTGCAAATCGCGCTGGCGGTGGCTTCCGGGCGGGCCTGCGATCGCTGGGGGCGCAAGCGGATGATCTTCTGGTCGCGGCTGGCGTTGTTGCTGTTGATCTACCCGGCGTTCGAGCTGGTGCAGCACTCGCCCACATTGCCCACGCTGGTGCTCGTGGCGAGCACCCTGGCCGCGCTGCTGGTGTGCAATACCGTACCGTCGCTGGTGTTGTTGGCGGAGATTTTTCCCGCTCAGGTCCGGGCCACCGGCCTTTCGGTTACCTATGCCCTGGCCAGCATCGTTTTCGGCGGCTTCGCGCAGTTCTTCTGCACGCTGCTGATCTCTCTTACCGGCAACCCCAGTGCGCCGGCGTTTTACCTGATTGTGTGCGGGCTGGTTTCCCTGCTGGGCCTCATGCTCGTCAAAGAACCCACTCAACGTTAA
- a CDS encoding glycoside hydrolase family 3 protein, translated as MTTSTTRYGRVRPQFFRLSMLAAAMLCSTLAGQCMANEANVRAEADQARVDALLKKMTLDDKFNLIRGMTEADATNQGQAGYLPGVPRLGVPALRMADGPPGILTRKASIIPTSTMGLAATFSKQDAFDNGTVIGEEAKRLGIDVALEPFINMFRDSGFRRGWNTYGEDPLLTGSMGAEVIKGIQGQGVMAQAKHLVGYDMTGFDVSIPEQALHEVYLAPFQDAVDAGVASIMCSYNKLNGEFACGNEQLLEQLLRKQMGFKGFVTSDWGGVHSAQYVKRGMDMEMPGRINEQHPFWDIMRSYYDNTEQQQPALHTSMGSMKKVFARPMPEEWMVGQRPNVLLGQFPNDEKPSNLFEALRDKTVREQDIDKAAGRVLGQMERFGLLDKGSHQPQSTPMVAGLSEIVRRTSEHSAVLLKNQDHVLPLSKDDLTSLAMIGPGALQPVALGVSAEHAIGMPELQVGPAKALKAIEPSAEISVAVANDMTGVAIPADRVSFEGKPGWVRVDAGQGKRDSQLQFTGANAVAANTLPSWKTHLTIDQEGDYNLNLHMLGAGAVLKVDGKIIGESSSLKNALHGDVVHPGQDALMPTTDGLNNVRRMVKLSRGEHLLEVSTYNDTSAAPVQVRLAWVTPAMREANRAQALAAARNAKKVVFFAWARTDPQFGLPGDQDKLIEEIAAINPNVVVVLNTSTPVAMPWLGKVKGLVQMWWTGDEGGPATANILTGHSNPAGRLPFTWASSLQDYPATDPRFPERGQQLDGVVSYTEGVNIGYRWFESQHKAPLFAFGYGLSYSRFDYSALQTHRLGNGDLKVNFKLTNSGGVAGDEVPQLYLSAPQQQVDGAEFAPQTLVGFDRVSLKAGETRDVSIIVPLRKLQYWAVKTQSWELPRGQRTVKLASASDNVRVSQPVSF; from the coding sequence ATGACTACCTCAACTACGCGGTACGGGCGTGTTCGCCCTCAGTTCTTCCGGCTGTCGATGCTGGCAGCGGCAATGTTGTGTTCAACCCTGGCGGGCCAGTGCATGGCCAATGAGGCCAACGTGCGTGCTGAAGCCGATCAGGCACGGGTGGACGCCCTGCTGAAAAAGATGACCCTGGACGACAAGTTCAACCTGATCCGCGGCATGACCGAAGCCGATGCCACCAACCAGGGCCAGGCCGGCTACCTGCCGGGTGTACCGCGCCTCGGCGTGCCGGCCCTGCGCATGGCAGACGGCCCGCCCGGCATTTTGACCCGCAAGGCCTCGATCATTCCCACCTCGACCATGGGCCTGGCCGCCACCTTCAGCAAACAGGACGCCTTTGATAACGGCACGGTGATCGGCGAGGAGGCCAAGCGCCTGGGCATCGACGTAGCACTGGAACCCTTCATCAATATGTTCCGCGACTCGGGCTTCCGGCGCGGCTGGAACACCTACGGCGAGGACCCGCTGCTGACCGGCAGCATGGGCGCCGAGGTGATCAAGGGTATCCAGGGCCAGGGCGTGATGGCCCAGGCCAAGCACCTGGTCGGCTATGACATGACCGGCTTTGATGTGAGCATTCCCGAGCAGGCCCTGCACGAGGTGTACCTGGCGCCGTTCCAGGACGCGGTGGACGCGGGCGTGGCCTCGATCATGTGTTCCTACAACAAGCTCAATGGCGAATTTGCCTGCGGTAACGAGCAATTGCTGGAGCAGCTGTTGCGCAAACAGATGGGTTTCAAGGGCTTTGTCACCTCTGACTGGGGCGGCGTGCACAGTGCCCAGTACGTCAAGCGCGGCATGGACATGGAGATGCCCGGGCGCATCAATGAACAGCACCCGTTCTGGGACATCATGCGTTCCTACTACGACAACACCGAGCAGCAACAGCCGGCGTTGCACACGTCCATGGGCAGCATGAAAAAAGTCTTCGCCCGGCCAATGCCGGAGGAGTGGATGGTCGGCCAGCGGCCAAACGTGCTGCTGGGGCAGTTCCCCAACGACGAGAAGCCGAGCAACCTGTTTGAAGCCCTGCGGGACAAGACCGTCCGCGAGCAAGACATCGACAAGGCCGCCGGGCGGGTGCTGGGACAGATGGAGCGTTTTGGCCTGCTGGACAAGGGCAGCCACCAGCCGCAGTCGACCCCGATGGTCGCCGGGTTGTCCGAAATCGTGCGCCGCACCAGCGAGCATTCGGCGGTACTGCTGAAGAACCAGGACCATGTGCTGCCCCTGTCGAAGGACGATCTCACAAGCCTGGCGATGATCGGCCCGGGCGCCTTGCAGCCGGTGGCACTGGGGGTTTCCGCCGAGCACGCAATCGGCATGCCCGAGCTGCAAGTCGGGCCGGCCAAGGCCCTCAAGGCCATTGAACCCAGCGCCGAGATCAGCGTGGCGGTAGCCAATGACATGACCGGCGTTGCTATCCCGGCAGACCGGGTGTCGTTTGAGGGCAAGCCTGGGTGGGTCAGAGTCGACGCAGGGCAGGGCAAGCGTGACAGCCAATTGCAATTCACCGGCGCGAACGCCGTGGCGGCCAACACCTTGCCGAGCTGGAAAACCCACCTGACGATTGACCAGGAAGGCGACTACAACCTCAACCTGCACATGCTCGGCGCGGGCGCCGTGCTGAAGGTCGACGGGAAAATCATCGGCGAAAGCAGTTCGTTGAAAAATGCCCTGCACGGTGATGTGGTGCACCCGGGGCAGGATGCCTTGATGCCGACCACCGATGGCCTCAACAACGTGCGGCGCATGGTCAAGTTAAGCCGTGGCGAGCATCTGCTCGAAGTCAGCACCTACAACGACACCTCCGCCGCACCGGTTCAAGTACGCCTGGCGTGGGTCACGCCGGCCATGCGCGAAGCCAACCGGGCCCAGGCACTGGCCGCCGCGCGCAACGCAAAAAAGGTGGTGTTTTTTGCCTGGGCGCGCACCGACCCGCAGTTCGGCTTGCCGGGTGACCAGGACAAACTGATCGAAGAGATCGCCGCAATCAACCCCAATGTAGTGGTGGTGCTCAACACCAGCACCCCGGTCGCCATGCCTTGGTTGGGCAAGGTCAAGGGCCTGGTGCAGATGTGGTGGACCGGCGATGAAGGCGGCCCGGCGACCGCGAACATCCTCACCGGGCACAGCAACCCGGCCGGCCGCTTGCCGTTTACCTGGGCCAGCAGCCTGCAGGATTATCCCGCCACCGACCCGCGCTTCCCCGAGCGTGGCCAGCAACTCGATGGCGTGGTCAGCTACACCGAAGGCGTCAATATCGGCTACCGCTGGTTTGAGTCCCAGCACAAGGCACCGCTGTTTGCATTCGGCTACGGGCTGTCCTATAGCCGCTTTGACTACAGCGCGCTGCAAACCCATCGCCTGGGCAATGGCGACCTCAAGGTCAATTTCAAACTGACCAACAGTGGTGGCGTTGCGGGGGATGAAGTGCCGCAGTTGTACCTGAGTGCGCCCCAACAGCAGGTCGACGGTGCCGAGTTCGCGCCGCAGACACTGGTGGGCTTTGATCGAGTCAGCCTCAAGGCCGGTGAGACCCGGGACGTGTCGATCATCGTGCCGCTGCGCAAGCTCCAGTACTGGGCCGTGAAGACTCAGTCCTGGGAACTGCCGCGAGGCCAGCGCACCGTAAAGCTTGCCAGTGCGTCAGACAACGTGAGGGTCAGCCAGCCCGTCTCGTTCTGA
- a CDS encoding porin yields the protein MNFSIRPAGQGFCVRHRFILACLLALGSVQAAMAIDLIKTDNDRLELHAQGIFAANDKVYIQGRHTGSIGHRINMIYTHQLNAQWAVGMRQEWAYDPFYYDGSAAQTKRFQYVFVRNARWGQLSYGQQKSLTFDMVGSITDWYLGYGTKGQGTFNGYGGNQLLGFSRPNKTLYYRVRSDDFEFGVMYGMGTGPVHNSVNPSSVGAGKFVDSSRDALYQVGTVWRPAEHWSLRLAYGYTEMSERSLDAQAQLNTRHPNVEGWLSGVTYTNAPWYHAVVYGEYRNLNASSPTSSGYREAKALESYSSYSFPEMGELGFFKAYGGINLFSDKNSSGRSGYSVAGFALITLHDSLAIGLERKFDMARNKQGNYTGQDEYELVAKYYF from the coding sequence ATGAATTTCTCGATTCGTCCTGCGGGACAAGGCTTTTGCGTGCGTCATCGTTTTATCCTGGCATGCCTTCTGGCGCTGGGCAGTGTGCAGGCCGCCATGGCCATCGACCTGATCAAGACCGACAACGACCGCCTGGAGCTGCACGCCCAGGGCATTTTCGCGGCCAACGACAAGGTCTATATCCAGGGCCGCCACACCGGCAGCATCGGCCACCGTATCAACATGATCTACACCCATCAGCTCAACGCACAGTGGGCCGTGGGCATGCGCCAGGAGTGGGCCTACGACCCGTTCTACTACGACGGCAGCGCCGCCCAGACCAAGCGCTTCCAGTATGTGTTTGTGCGTAACGCGCGCTGGGGCCAACTGAGTTACGGGCAGCAAAAATCCCTGACCTTTGACATGGTTGGCTCGATCACTGACTGGTACCTGGGCTATGGCACCAAAGGCCAGGGCACGTTCAATGGGTACGGCGGCAACCAGTTGCTGGGTTTCTCGCGGCCGAACAAAACCTTGTATTACCGGGTAAGAAGCGACGATTTCGAATTTGGCGTGATGTATGGCATGGGCACCGGGCCGGTGCACAACTCCGTCAACCCAAGCAGCGTGGGTGCTGGCAAGTTTGTCGACAGCTCCCGCGATGCGTTGTACCAGGTCGGCACGGTCTGGCGCCCGGCGGAGCACTGGTCATTGCGCCTGGCCTATGGCTACACCGAAATGAGCGAACGCTCACTGGACGCACAGGCCCAGCTCAACACCCGGCACCCGAATGTCGAAGGCTGGTTGTCAGGGGTGACCTACACCAATGCACCCTGGTATCACGCCGTGGTGTATGGCGAGTACCGCAACCTGAACGCATCATCCCCAACTTCCAGTGGATACCGCGAGGCCAAGGCGCTGGAGTCCTACAGCAGCTATTCGTTTCCGGAAATGGGCGAACTGGGTTTTTTCAAGGCGTACGGCGGAATAAACCTGTTCTCTGACAAGAACAGCTCGGGGCGCAGCGGCTATTCGGTGGCCGGTTTTGCCCTGATCACCCTGCATGACAGCCTGGCCATCGGCCTGGAGCGTAAGTTCGACATGGCGAGGAACAAGCAGGGCAACTACACGGGCCAGGATGAGTACGAATTGGTTGCCAAGTACTACTTTTAA
- the treS gene encoding maltose alpha-D-glucosyltransferase encodes MTDVEHNHVAWLVEQSMLQAAKQRAKLYSGQGRLWQQPYAHTRPRDASALASVWFTAYPASIVTRENGSVLEALGDETLWHALSKIGIQGIHNGPLKRSGGLMGTEHTPTIDGNFDRISFDIDPQLGTEAQLQSLVRMAAAHNAVIIDDVIPSHTGKGADFRLAEMAYEDYPGLYHMVEIREEDWPLLPDISEGRDAQNLSPQQVDVLRDKHYIVGQLQRVIFFEPGVKETDWSATDVVVGVDGKPRRWVYLHYFKEGQPSLNWLDPTFAAQQMIIGDALHAIDVMGAKILRLDANGFLGVERKLEGNAWSESHPLSITGNQLLGGAIRKAGGFSFQELNLTVDDIAAMSHGGADLSYDFITRPAYQHALLTGDTEFLRLMLREMHTLGIDPGSLIHALQNHDELTLELVHFWTLHAHDTYLYQGQTFPGGILREHIREQMYERLAGEHAPYNLKFVTNGVSCTTVSIITAALGIRDLEAITPADIQQIRQIHLLLVMYNAMQPGVFALSGWDLVGALPLPAEQVAHLMLDGDTRWIHRGAYDLVDLNPDASHSAGQMPRPKTLYGSLPRQLNEPDSFASQLQRILAVRRAYDIAASRQILVPDVQHPGLLIMVHELPAGKGTQITALNFGATPITETLHLPNIAPGPVVDIINERVEGDLTPEGDFTITLDAYEGLALRVVSSSPMI; translated from the coding sequence ATGACGGATGTTGAGCACAATCATGTGGCCTGGCTGGTAGAGCAATCGATGCTGCAGGCCGCCAAACAGCGCGCCAAACTCTACTCGGGGCAGGGCCGGTTATGGCAACAGCCTTACGCCCATACCCGGCCCCGTGATGCTTCAGCGCTGGCGTCTGTGTGGTTTACGGCGTACCCGGCGTCCATCGTCACCCGCGAAAACGGCAGCGTACTGGAAGCCCTGGGCGACGAAACCTTGTGGCATGCGCTGTCGAAAATCGGTATCCAGGGCATTCACAACGGCCCACTGAAACGCTCGGGCGGCCTCATGGGCACCGAGCACACGCCGACCATTGACGGCAACTTTGACCGCATCAGCTTCGACATCGACCCACAACTGGGCACTGAGGCCCAGCTACAATCGCTGGTACGCATGGCTGCCGCGCACAACGCGGTGATCATCGACGACGTCATCCCGTCCCATACAGGCAAGGGCGCAGACTTCCGCCTGGCCGAAATGGCCTATGAAGACTACCCCGGGCTCTACCACATGGTGGAGATCCGCGAGGAAGACTGGCCGCTGCTGCCCGACATCAGTGAGGGCCGAGACGCGCAGAACCTCAGCCCGCAGCAGGTCGATGTGCTCAGAGACAAGCACTACATCGTCGGCCAGTTGCAACGGGTGATCTTCTTCGAACCCGGGGTCAAGGAGACCGACTGGAGCGCCACCGATGTGGTGGTGGGCGTGGACGGCAAGCCCCGGCGCTGGGTCTACCTGCATTATTTCAAGGAAGGCCAGCCATCGCTGAACTGGCTGGACCCCACCTTCGCCGCGCAGCAGATGATCATTGGCGACGCGTTGCATGCCATCGACGTGATGGGCGCAAAAATCCTGCGCCTGGACGCCAATGGCTTCCTCGGCGTGGAACGAAAACTGGAAGGTAACGCCTGGTCTGAAAGCCATCCGCTGTCGATCACCGGCAACCAGTTGCTCGGCGGTGCGATTCGCAAGGCCGGCGGCTTCAGCTTCCAAGAGTTGAACCTGACGGTGGACGATATCGCTGCCATGTCTCACGGCGGCGCCGACCTGTCCTACGACTTCATCACCCGGCCGGCGTACCAGCACGCGTTATTGACTGGCGACACTGAATTCCTGCGCCTGATGCTGCGCGAGATGCATACCCTGGGCATCGACCCGGGTTCGCTGATCCACGCCTTGCAGAACCATGACGAGCTGACCCTTGAGCTGGTGCACTTCTGGACGCTGCACGCCCATGACACCTACCTGTACCAGGGGCAGACCTTTCCCGGCGGCATCCTGCGCGAGCATATCCGCGAGCAGATGTACGAGCGCCTGGCTGGCGAACATGCACCGTATAACCTCAAGTTCGTGACCAATGGCGTGTCGTGCACCACCGTCAGCATCATCACGGCAGCGCTGGGCATTCGCGACCTTGAGGCGATTACCCCGGCAGACATCCAACAGATTCGCCAGATTCACCTGCTGCTGGTGATGTACAACGCGATGCAGCCGGGGGTGTTTGCGCTCTCCGGTTGGGACCTTGTCGGTGCGCTGCCATTGCCGGCAGAGCAGGTGGCGCACTTGATGCTCGATGGCGACACCCGCTGGATTCACCGCGGTGCCTACGACCTGGTAGACCTGAACCCCGATGCGTCGCACTCCGCCGGCCAGATGCCACGCCCGAAAACCCTGTATGGCAGCCTGCCCCGTCAATTGAACGAGCCGGATTCGTTTGCCTCCCAGCTGCAAAGAATCCTCGCGGTGCGCCGTGCCTACGACATCGCCGCGAGCCGCCAGATCCTGGTACCTGACGTGCAACACCCGGGCCTGTTGATCATGGTCCACGAACTGCCGGCGGGCAAAGGTACCCAGATCACCGCACTGAACTTTGGCGCTACACCCATCACGGAAACCTTGCACCTGCCCAATATTGCGCCTGGGCCTGTGGTGGACATCATCAATGAGCGGGTGGAAGGAGATTTGACCCCGGAGGGTGACTTCACCATTACGCTGGATGCGTATGAAGGGTTGGCATTGCGGGTGGTCAGCAGCTCGCCGATGATCTAG
- a CDS encoding GntR family transcriptional regulator gives MSTSILRDSTTSLYEQIAYRLREEIQRGDFEPSGKLPSEAELGQRFGVSRVTVRLAVGKLSDDGVVERKQGKGTFVSAKQVRHGLDALRSFHEALLLQGLKPSMRVISHTEQPVPEALRELFGGAGRCLLLERLHFVDEEPIALGRSHLPAELASVVWTEVETQPIYSVLETVTGMPVSRADLAIRAQAADKSLAGALNVKRGTALLVMERTSYFANGHCCDRTTFYIRPERYAFVLSGVFKSSPIV, from the coding sequence GTGTCCACGTCCATTCTTCGCGACAGCACCACCTCACTTTACGAACAGATCGCCTATCGACTGCGGGAAGAAATCCAGCGCGGCGATTTTGAACCCAGCGGCAAACTGCCGTCCGAGGCCGAACTGGGCCAACGGTTTGGCGTGAGCCGCGTCACCGTACGCCTGGCCGTGGGCAAACTCAGCGACGACGGTGTGGTTGAGCGCAAGCAAGGCAAAGGCACGTTTGTGTCCGCCAAACAGGTGCGACACGGCCTTGATGCATTGCGCAGTTTTCATGAAGCGCTGCTGTTGCAAGGGCTCAAGCCGAGCATGCGGGTGATCAGCCACACAGAACAGCCGGTGCCGGAAGCATTGCGCGAGTTGTTCGGGGGTGCCGGGCGTTGCCTGTTGCTGGAACGCCTCCATTTTGTCGATGAAGAGCCGATCGCGCTGGGCCGCAGCCACCTGCCCGCCGAGTTGGCCAGCGTGGTGTGGACCGAGGTGGAGACCCAACCGATCTACTCGGTGTTGGAGACGGTGACCGGCATGCCGGTGAGCCGCGCCGACCTGGCTATCCGCGCCCAGGCAGCCGACAAAAGCCTGGCCGGTGCCCTGAACGTGAAACGCGGTACGGCGTTGCTGGTGATGGAACGCACGTCTTATTTCGCCAACGGCCACTGCTGCGACCGCACCACGTTTTACATCCGCCCGGAGCGCTACGCTTTTGTACTCAGCGGTGTGTTCAAGTCCAGCCCGATTGTTTGA
- a CDS encoding ABC transporter ATP-binding protein: MPKTNANVQPQADALTVDDISFSYPNGHRVFSGFSLKAKPGEFVAILGPSGCGKTTLLNLLSGFQQPQRGQVSINQAPVHPERSELGYVFQSAQLFAWLSALENVRFGLRMCATTSEAQQRAQALQYLRLVGLEQSAQCLPHQLSGGMQQRVSLARTLALEPSVLLMDEPFAALDAISRNNMNEETLRIWAELGQTVLFITHDIDEAVFLADRVIVLNIAPGGIHSELKIDLPRPRSNLKTRRLQAFLDYRNELMERISHVMDVSAAPSTSTRQPELTA; this comes from the coding sequence ATGCCCAAAACCAACGCGAACGTACAGCCCCAAGCAGATGCGCTGACGGTTGATGACATCAGCTTCAGCTACCCCAATGGGCATCGGGTGTTTTCCGGCTTCAGCCTGAAGGCCAAGCCCGGCGAATTCGTCGCGATCCTCGGGCCGTCCGGGTGCGGCAAGACCACACTCCTGAATTTACTGTCCGGCTTCCAGCAACCCCAGCGCGGCCAGGTCAGCATCAATCAGGCGCCTGTGCATCCCGAACGGTCTGAGTTGGGCTATGTGTTCCAGTCGGCGCAACTGTTTGCGTGGTTGAGTGCCCTGGAAAACGTGCGTTTTGGCCTGCGCATGTGTGCCACGACCAGTGAAGCGCAACAGCGTGCGCAGGCGTTGCAGTACTTGCGCCTGGTGGGCCTTGAGCAGTCGGCGCAGTGCTTGCCTCACCAGTTGTCGGGTGGCATGCAGCAGCGCGTATCCCTCGCCAGGACGTTGGCATTGGAACCCAGCGTATTGCTGATGGACGAACCCTTCGCCGCACTGGATGCCATCAGCCGCAACAACATGAATGAAGAGACGCTGCGCATCTGGGCCGAGTTGGGCCAGACAGTGCTGTTCATCACCCACGATATCGATGAGGCGGTGTTCCTGGCTGACCGAGTGATTGTGCTCAATATCGCCCCCGGCGGCATCCACAGCGAACTCAAGATCGACCTCCCGCGTCCTCGCTCCAACCTGAAAACCCGCCGTTTGCAGGCCTTTCTCGACTATCGCAATGAACTGATGGAGCGTATTTCCCACGTCATGGACGTGTCGGCTGCGCCTTCAACCTCCACCCGTCAACCTGAGTTAACCGCATGA